From the genome of Pelobacter propionicus DSM 2379, one region includes:
- a CDS encoding methylmalonyl-CoA mutase family protein, which produces MAEADVTVDITKIDTDRGFFDEFTFPDYETWKEEVIKALKGAPFDKVMFTSTYEGLTINPIYSADDIKGLPHLESRPGYVPYVRSTHVGGYLEKPWFICQELLVSLPEEFNSEALFDTSRGQTMLNLVLDRPTKKGLDPAEAETGEVGKRGLSLASVSDLKRAFKGLDLASLPLLCNTGATALPLTALLAAALESDGVPLKRFKGCVGCDPLAELVNEGALRIALPVAYDAMCQVTSWAIQNMPGLETIFIQGHPYHDAGASSTEEVAFALATAAEYLREMLTRGLAVNDITPRMRFGFSLGSNFFVEIAKLRAARILWNQVVAAFGGSEQARKMRIHGRTSAYNKTVCDPHVNMLRITSEGFSGAVGGVDSMHLAPFDEPVRVPDRFSRRIARNAQIILQEEARFTIPIDMGGGSYFIEKMTDEFARATWALFQEIEGMGGMTAAIANSHPQKRAAATAASRAKRIATRQDVILGTNMYANITEKKLEIPEIDLAGIRQQRMDAVADYRMKHASTSLAEQLTALSNSIRDNADQTMATAMEAAKNGATLGDITSLLVQMGGQPETARPLHIHRASEPFEELRRFSDEHLVKTGKRMSIFLANMGPIPQHKPRADFSCGFFEVAGFEMLNNEGFATSQEAAEAALASGTAVTVICSTDATYPEYVPTLATIIKAAKPEMTIIVAGKQPPDLEQEFRAAGVDDFIHVRTNCYEMNSNLQCRYREVTQA; this is translated from the coding sequence ATGGCGGAAGCTGACGTAACGGTCGATATAACCAAGATCGACACGGACAGGGGATTCTTCGACGAATTCACGTTCCCGGACTACGAAACATGGAAGGAAGAGGTGATCAAGGCATTGAAGGGCGCTCCCTTTGATAAGGTCATGTTCACCTCGACCTATGAGGGGCTGACCATCAACCCGATCTACTCTGCCGACGATATCAAGGGACTGCCCCATCTGGAATCGCGCCCGGGGTATGTTCCCTATGTGCGGAGTACGCACGTGGGCGGTTATCTTGAAAAACCGTGGTTCATCTGCCAGGAGCTGCTCGTGTCCCTGCCCGAGGAGTTCAACAGCGAGGCGCTTTTTGACACGAGCCGCGGCCAGACCATGTTGAATCTGGTACTGGACCGGCCGACAAAAAAGGGGCTTGATCCCGCGGAGGCCGAGACCGGTGAGGTGGGCAAGCGGGGCCTATCCCTTGCATCGGTCAGTGACCTGAAGCGGGCGTTCAAGGGGCTCGACCTGGCAAGCCTTCCCCTGCTCTGCAACACCGGAGCCACAGCCCTCCCCCTGACAGCCCTTCTTGCCGCCGCCCTGGAGAGCGACGGAGTTCCCCTGAAGCGATTCAAGGGGTGCGTCGGCTGCGACCCCCTTGCCGAACTGGTCAACGAGGGAGCCTTACGAATTGCTCTCCCCGTGGCCTATGATGCCATGTGCCAGGTTACATCCTGGGCCATACAGAACATGCCGGGGCTCGAGACCATATTCATCCAGGGTCATCCCTACCACGACGCCGGGGCAAGCTCCACGGAAGAAGTGGCCTTTGCCCTCGCCACGGCTGCCGAATATCTCCGCGAAATGCTGACCCGCGGCCTGGCCGTCAACGACATCACCCCCCGCATGCGCTTCGGCTTTTCCCTCGGCTCCAACTTCTTCGTCGAAATCGCCAAACTGCGCGCGGCGCGCATCCTCTGGAACCAGGTCGTGGCTGCCTTCGGAGGGAGCGAGCAGGCCCGGAAGATGCGTATCCACGGCCGCACCTCGGCCTACAACAAGACCGTCTGCGATCCCCATGTCAACATGCTGCGCATCACCAGCGAAGGTTTTTCCGGCGCGGTGGGGGGCGTGGACAGCATGCACCTGGCCCCCTTCGACGAACCGGTGCGGGTTCCGGACCGCTTCTCGCGGCGCATCGCCCGCAACGCCCAGATCATCCTTCAGGAAGAGGCACGCTTCACCATACCGATCGACATGGGGGGCGGCTCATACTTCATCGAGAAGATGACCGACGAGTTTGCCCGCGCAACATGGGCGCTCTTCCAGGAGATCGAGGGCATGGGGGGGATGACTGCCGCCATAGCCAACAGCCATCCCCAGAAAAGAGCCGCCGCCACGGCAGCCAGCCGCGCCAAACGCATCGCCACCCGCCAGGACGTCATCCTGGGAACGAACATGTACGCCAACATTACGGAGAAGAAGCTGGAGATTCCCGAGATTGACTTGGCAGGTATCAGGCAGCAGCGCATGGACGCCGTTGCCGATTACCGCATGAAACACGCCAGCACCTCGCTTGCCGAGCAGTTGACCGCCCTATCCAATTCCATCAGGGACAACGCGGACCAGACCATGGCTACGGCCATGGAGGCAGCCAAGAACGGAGCGACCCTGGGCGACATTACATCGCTTTTGGTCCAGATGGGCGGGCAGCCTGAAACAGCCCGACCGCTTCACATCCACCGCGCATCCGAGCCGTTCGAGGAGTTGCGCCGTTTCTCCGACGAGCACCTGGTAAAAACGGGAAAACGCATGTCCATCTTTCTGGCCAACATGGGTCCCATCCCGCAGCACAAGCCGCGGGCCGATTTTTCCTGCGGCTTCTTCGAGGTGGCCGGTTTCGAGATGCTGAACAACGAGGGGTTCGCCACATCCCAGGAAGCTGCCGAGGCGGCCCTGGCATCGGGCACGGCCGTCACGGTGATCTGCTCCACGGACGCCACCTATCCGGAATACGTGCCGACCCTTGCCACAATCATAAAGGCTGCAAAACCGGAGATGACAATAATCGTTGCGGGCAAGCAGCCGCCGGACTTGGAGCAGGAGTTCCGGGCCGCCGGCGTGGATGACTTCATCCATGTGCGGACCAACTGTTACGAGATGAACAGCAATCTGCAGTGCCGCTACAGGGAGGTTACACAAGCATGA
- a CDS encoding phosphohydrolase, which yields MGDDILTCVQGVGVDSHAILGRYFRGPALDMVITHGSMVSHLAQKIGRVLGVSAGELTFLGQAAQLHDIGICRVRAPEIGLLGSYPYIMHGILGREILEAEGLPRHALVCERHIGVGLTEDDITVQELSLPLRDMAPRNLTEEIVCFADLFFSKYPGGLEKMKTPARVREKLSQFGEAKLQIFDRWLARFGGAFD from the coding sequence GTGGGTGACGATATTTTGACTTGTGTGCAGGGGGTGGGGGTGGATAGCCACGCTATCCTGGGGCGTTATTTCCGGGGACCTGCTCTTGATATGGTTATTACCCATGGTTCGATGGTATCGCACCTGGCGCAGAAGATAGGGCGTGTCCTCGGGGTGTCCGCTGGAGAACTGACGTTTCTGGGGCAGGCCGCTCAGTTGCATGACATCGGTATCTGCCGTGTGCGTGCGCCAGAGATCGGTCTTTTGGGTTCATACCCTTATATTATGCACGGCATTCTGGGGCGAGAAATTCTCGAGGCCGAGGGGTTGCCGCGTCACGCCCTGGTCTGTGAACGTCATATCGGTGTGGGGTTGACCGAAGATGATATCACTGTCCAGGAGTTGTCATTGCCGTTGCGGGATATGGCTCCCCGTAATCTCACTGAAGAGATCGTCTGCTTCGCGGACCTGTTTTTTTCAAAATACCCTGGTGGGCTTGAGAAGATGAAGACGCCAGCCAGGGTGCGCGAAAAGCTTAGCCAGTTTGGTGAGGCTAAGCTTCAAATCTTTGACCGCTGGCTGGCACGTTTTGGTGGCGCCTTTGATTAA